The Terriglobales bacterium genome includes a window with the following:
- a CDS encoding TAT-variant-translocated molybdopterin oxidoreductase, with protein MELIQIKNTGKPKLDLETVQKQLSAAQGPEYWRSLEELAGTDEFQELLHREFPRQASEWIGDETSRRGFLKLMSASLALAGLSGCTRMPTQAIVPYVKQPEELVLGRPLFFASAFTLGAEAIPVLVRSHEGRPTKIEGNPEHPASRGRTDSFAQGSILDLYDPDRSQTNMYRGETRAYGSFIAAMQAPLASQKANGGAGFRLLTRTVNSPTLAAQIRTLQQKFPQMKWVQWDPVNRDAVYAGAQLAFGEPVETRYQFANADVVVTLDADFLYSGFPGMAMYSMDWANRRDPDEKVNPHGLSRMYAIESSPTTTGFKADHRIPVKPSEVEQYARALASRLGVGSGGSVHGEHNSWLDAVAKDLQAHRGRAVVVAGENQPAAVHALAHAMNEALGAVGSTVIYTEPLIPNTASATAGFKELVGDITAGKVDFLLILDGNPVYECPVDSDFQEVLKKVPLKVHYGLHYDETAYVCDWHIIGTHFLEHWSDARAADGVVSIVQPLIAPLYSGHSPHEILALMNGQPDVTGYDLVRTYWQTQFKGTGTFDDFWRRSIHDGFIAGSDLATKNVKVRTRDFPATQVNQSQGTEMAIRRDPSIYDGRFANNGWLQELPKPLTKLTWDNAIMVSPKMAKDMGFPADQDAAVAEVEYRGRKIEGPVWVQPGHPDDTITMYLGYGRLRGGQTATGHGFNAYTMWYSDEPFYSRGVKVTKTGKKYPLASTQGTQVLNGRNIVRAAKLEEYKRNPEFAHEHAESPKPDETLIPNYQYPAVGENGAPEHKWGMSIDLNRCTGCNACIIACVAENNTPVVGKDQVLRGRHMHWLRVDGYYKGGAANPQMYYEPVPCMHCETAPCELVCPVGATVHSSEGLNDMVYNRCVGTRYCSNNCPYKVRRFNFLLFQDWTTPQLKMMRNPEVTVRSRGVMEKCTYCVQRITNGRIVAERDDRRVRDGDVLTACQQVCPTDAIIFGDINDPNSRVAKLKADPRTYGVLEDLNTRPRTTYTAAVLNPNPEIEGGEPEQHHS; from the coding sequence GCTTCGGAATGGATTGGCGATGAAACATCCCGCCGCGGTTTCCTGAAGCTTATGAGTGCGTCGCTGGCACTGGCTGGACTCAGCGGCTGCACCAGGATGCCGACGCAGGCAATCGTCCCTTACGTCAAGCAGCCGGAGGAGCTGGTGCTGGGCCGTCCGCTCTTCTTCGCCTCGGCATTCACGCTCGGCGCCGAAGCCATTCCGGTGCTGGTACGCAGCCACGAAGGTCGTCCGACGAAGATTGAAGGCAATCCCGAGCACCCGGCCAGTCGTGGACGCACGGATTCCTTTGCTCAAGGTTCCATTCTTGATCTGTACGACCCGGACCGTTCGCAAACCAACATGTATCGGGGCGAGACGCGCGCCTACGGCTCGTTCATTGCAGCGATGCAGGCCCCGCTTGCTTCGCAAAAGGCGAATGGTGGAGCAGGCTTCCGTCTGCTGACCCGCACCGTCAACTCGCCGACTCTTGCTGCGCAGATCCGTACGTTGCAGCAGAAGTTTCCCCAGATGAAGTGGGTTCAGTGGGACCCGGTCAACCGCGACGCTGTTTATGCGGGAGCCCAGCTTGCCTTCGGCGAGCCGGTCGAGACGCGCTATCAGTTCGCGAATGCCGATGTCGTCGTCACGCTCGATGCCGACTTCTTGTACTCCGGATTCCCGGGCATGGCGATGTACTCGATGGATTGGGCTAATCGCCGCGATCCAGACGAGAAGGTAAATCCGCACGGACTGAGCCGCATGTATGCCATTGAGAGCTCGCCGACCACCACAGGTTTCAAGGCGGACCACCGTATTCCGGTGAAGCCATCAGAAGTTGAGCAGTATGCTCGCGCCCTGGCAAGCCGCCTGGGTGTGGGCAGCGGTGGAAGCGTCCACGGCGAGCACAACAGCTGGCTTGATGCGGTAGCGAAAGATCTTCAGGCGCATCGCGGACGCGCAGTGGTCGTGGCAGGCGAGAATCAACCGGCAGCAGTGCATGCACTGGCGCACGCAATGAACGAAGCGCTGGGCGCCGTTGGTTCCACCGTCATTTACACGGAACCCCTGATTCCCAACACCGCGAGCGCGACGGCAGGCTTCAAAGAGCTCGTCGGTGACATCACGGCGGGCAAAGTCGACTTCCTGCTGATACTCGACGGCAATCCGGTTTACGAATGCCCGGTCGACAGCGACTTCCAGGAAGTGCTGAAGAAGGTCCCGCTCAAGGTTCACTACGGTCTGCACTACGACGAAACTGCCTATGTTTGTGACTGGCACATCATCGGCACGCACTTCCTTGAGCATTGGAGCGATGCGCGCGCGGCCGATGGAGTGGTATCCATTGTGCAGCCGCTGATCGCGCCTCTCTATAGCGGGCACAGTCCGCATGAGATTCTGGCGCTGATGAACGGTCAGCCCGATGTCACCGGCTACGATCTCGTCCGCACCTATTGGCAGACACAGTTCAAGGGCACAGGCACTTTCGACGATTTCTGGCGTCGCTCGATTCACGATGGCTTCATCGCCGGGTCAGACCTCGCCACGAAAAATGTGAAGGTTCGCACCCGCGATTTCCCGGCGACGCAAGTTAATCAGTCGCAGGGAACGGAGATGGCGATTCGCCGCGACCCAAGCATCTACGACGGACGCTTTGCCAACAACGGCTGGTTGCAGGAACTTCCCAAGCCGCTGACAAAGCTGACGTGGGATAACGCCATCATGGTCAGTCCGAAGATGGCGAAAGACATGGGGTTCCCGGCCGATCAGGATGCAGCCGTAGCGGAAGTCGAATATCGCGGCCGCAAGATCGAAGGCCCGGTATGGGTGCAGCCCGGTCATCCGGACGACACCATCACCATGTACCTGGGCTATGGACGCCTGCGCGGTGGACAAACCGCCACGGGCCACGGTTTCAACGCGTACACGATGTGGTACTCCGACGAGCCGTTTTACAGCCGCGGAGTCAAGGTCACGAAAACCGGCAAGAAGTATCCGCTGGCTTCCACGCAGGGCACGCAGGTGCTCAACGGACGCAACATCGTTCGTGCCGCGAAGCTGGAAGAGTACAAGCGCAATCCGGAGTTCGCGCACGAGCATGCCGAGTCGCCGAAGCCGGATGAGACGCTGATTCCCAACTATCAGTATCCTGCCGTCGGTGAGAACGGTGCTCCCGAGCATAAGTGGGGCATGAGCATCGATCTGAACCGGTGTACCGGCTGCAACGCCTGCATCATCGCGTGTGTCGCCGAAAACAACACGCCGGTTGTTGGAAAGGATCAGGTTCTCCGCGGACGTCACATGCACTGGCTGCGTGTGGATGGCTACTACAAGGGTGGCGCGGCAAATCCGCAGATGTACTACGAGCCTGTTCCTTGCATGCACTGCGAAACGGCTCCTTGCGAATTGGTTTGCCCGGTCGGAGCGACGGTCCACAGCAGCGAAGGCCTGAATGACATGGTCTACAACCGCTGCGTCGGCACTCGTTATTGCTCCAACAACTGTCCGTACAAGGTCCGCCGGTTCAACTTCCTGTTGTTCCAGGACTGGACCACGCCGCAGCTCAAGATGATGCGCAATCCGGAAGTTACGGTGCGCAGCCGCGGTGTCATGGAAAAGTGCACGTACTGCGTCCAGCGCATCACCAACGGACGCATCGTCGCCGAGCGCGATGACCGTCGCGTCCGCGATGGCGATGTCCTCACCGCCTGCCAGCAGGTGTGTCCGACCGACGCCATCATCTTCGGCGACATCAACGACCCGAATAGTCGTGTTGCGAAGTTAAAAGCTGATCCCCGCACCTACGGAGTGCTTGAGGACTTGAACACGCGACCGAGGACAACTTACACGGCTGCCGTTTTGAACCCGAATCCGGAAATCGAGGGCGGCGAACCGGAGCAGCATCATTCATGA
- the nrfD gene encoding NrfD/PsrC family molybdoenzyme membrane anchor subunit produces MRETRIEAQHRPIPVVAPGHTFGTITDKISSIVLNSEISLGWLAAVGMAGGLAFVLLIAAAWLLYRGTGIWGINIPIGWGFAIVNFVWWIGIGHAGTLISAILLLLKQSWRNSINRFAEAMTLFAVMCAGLFPVLHTGRPWLAYWLTPYPNTMSIWPQFRSPLVWDVFAVSTYFTISLVFWYIGLVPDLATLRDSAKNKIARFIYGMLALGWRGSARHWHRYEKAYLLLAGLSTPLVLSVHTVVSFDFAVGIVPGWHTTIFPPYFVAGAIYSGFAMVLVLAIPIRAVYNLRDMITDRHLDNCAKFMLTTGLIVAYGYIIETFFAWYSGNPYEWTMMMNRMTGFYAPAYWGLIAINIGFVNVLWFKKVRKSPVMLFFVSIIILLAMWLERFVIVVISLQKDFLPSSWGLYIPTRWDWATYLGTIGFFLFAFLLFIRVLPMISIFEMRDLLPASKPKHVEVAE; encoded by the coding sequence ATGAGAGAGACACGTATCGAAGCACAACATAGGCCGATTCCGGTCGTTGCTCCGGGACACACCTTCGGAACGATCACGGACAAGATCTCCTCGATCGTGCTGAACAGCGAAATCTCGCTGGGGTGGTTGGCGGCGGTCGGTATGGCAGGCGGTTTGGCATTCGTTCTGCTGATCGCGGCTGCCTGGCTCCTGTATCGCGGTACCGGAATTTGGGGCATCAACATCCCAATCGGCTGGGGTTTCGCGATCGTCAACTTCGTCTGGTGGATTGGTATTGGCCACGCCGGAACCCTGATCTCCGCCATCTTGTTGCTGCTGAAGCAGTCGTGGCGTAACTCGATCAACCGTTTCGCGGAAGCCATGACGCTGTTCGCCGTCATGTGCGCGGGCTTATTCCCGGTTCTTCATACCGGACGCCCGTGGCTGGCTTACTGGTTGACGCCATACCCCAACACGATGTCGATCTGGCCGCAATTCCGCAGCCCGCTCGTTTGGGACGTCTTCGCGGTTTCGACTTACTTCACGATTTCGCTTGTGTTCTGGTACATCGGCTTGGTCCCCGACTTGGCGACGCTACGCGACAGTGCCAAGAACAAGATCGCGCGCTTCATCTACGGCATGCTCGCGCTGGGATGGCGCGGTTCGGCCCGTCACTGGCACCGTTACGAGAAGGCTTACCTTCTTCTCGCCGGACTCTCAACACCCCTCGTGCTCTCAGTGCATACCGTGGTGTCCTTCGACTTCGCCGTCGGCATCGTACCTGGATGGCACACCACGATCTTCCCTCCCTACTTCGTTGCCGGTGCTATCTACTCCGGCTTTGCGATGGTGTTGGTGCTGGCCATTCCGATTCGCGCCGTCTACAACCTGCGCGACATGATCACCGACCGCCACCTCGATAACTGCGCGAAGTTCATGCTCACAACGGGTTTGATCGTTGCTTACGGATACATCATTGAAACGTTCTTCGCCTGGTACAGCGGCAACCCGTATGAGTGGACGATGATGATGAACCGCATGACCGGCTTCTATGCGCCGGCCTACTGGGGTCTCATCGCCATCAACATCGGCTTCGTCAATGTGCTCTGGTTCAAGAAGGTCCGCAAGAGCCCGGTGATGCTCTTCTTCGTGTCGATCATCATCCTGCTGGCGATGTGGCTCGAGCGTTTCGTGATCGTCGTCATCAGCTTGCAGAAGGACTTCCTGCCTTCGAGCTGGGGCCTGTACATCCCGACCCGCTGGGATTGGGCGACGTACCTCGGCACGATCGGATTCTTCCTCTTTGCTTTCCTGCTCTTCATTCGTGTGTTGCCCATGATTTCGATCTTCGAAATGCGTGACCTGCTACCCGCATCGAAACCGAAGCACGTGGAGGTGGCGGAATGA
- a CDS encoding DUF3341 domain-containing protein encodes MSHVTTTAVPPVYGLMAEFETPTDILTAATKAYAAGYRKMDAYSPQPVHGLAEAIGFEKNRVALVCLAGGLLGMATAYGLQYWINSIAYPLNIAGRPFHSWPSFIIVTFELTILFGGLAAGIGMLAMNGLPTPYHPVFNVPQFARVSRDKFFLCIESADPSFDMADTRAFLESLGPASVAEVPY; translated from the coding sequence ATGAGTCACGTAACCACCACCGCCGTTCCTCCTGTGTACGGATTGATGGCAGAGTTTGAGACTCCGACCGACATCCTGACCGCCGCCACCAAGGCATATGCGGCCGGTTACCGGAAGATGGACGCCTACAGCCCGCAACCGGTGCACGGACTCGCCGAGGCGATTGGGTTCGAAAAGAACCGAGTGGCACTCGTTTGTCTTGCGGGCGGTCTGCTTGGGATGGCTACCGCTTACGGCCTTCAGTACTGGATCAACTCCATCGCGTACCCGCTGAACATCGCCGGCCGTCCATTCCACTCATGGCCTTCGTTCATCATCGTGACCTTCGAATTGACGATTCTTTTCGGCGGACTCGCGGCCGGAATCGGCATGCTTGCGATGAACGGTCTGCCCACCCCGTACCACCCGGTGTTCAACGTGCCGCAGTTCGCACGTGTAAGTCGCGACAAGTTCTTCCTCTGCATTGAATCGGCAGATCCTAGCTTTGATATGGCGGATACCCGAGCGTTCCTCGAAAGTCTGGGCCCCGCTTCCGTAGCGGAGGTGCCCTATTAA
- a CDS encoding cytochrome c — protein sequence MHVQPKMKPLRESDFYSDGRGSRPLIANTVARGQLREDTYFYTGMINGKEGDVMPYPVTEEVLKRGQERFNIYCTPCHSRTGDGNGMVVQRGYRRPPSYQDPKLLNAPIGHFYDVMTNGFGAMPDYAAQVTPHDRWAIAAYIRALQLSQHAPQSMAQGQNLDAPATPKVGSDEGKTGATTQQQPAERKQ from the coding sequence ATGCACGTGCAGCCCAAGATGAAGCCGCTGCGCGAGAGCGATTTCTACAGCGACGGTCGCGGTTCGCGTCCGCTGATCGCGAACACCGTCGCCCGCGGACAGCTTCGCGAAGACACCTACTTCTACACCGGCATGATCAATGGTAAGGAAGGCGACGTGATGCCGTACCCGGTGACGGAGGAAGTCCTGAAGCGCGGGCAGGAGCGATTCAATATCTACTGCACGCCTTGCCATTCGCGTACTGGCGACGGCAATGGCATGGTAGTGCAGCGCGGATATCGCCGTCCGCCTTCTTATCAGGATCCCAAGCTGCTGAATGCGCCGATCGGTCATTTCTACGACGTCATGACCAACGGCTTCGGCGCCATGCCCGATTACGCAGCGCAGGTCACGCCCCATGATCGTTGGGCGATTGCTGCGTACATCCGCGCACTGCAGTTAAGTCAGCACGCGCCGCAATCCATGGCGCAGGGGCAGAACCTTGATGCCCCCGCAACGCCGAAGGTCGGCTCGGATGAAGGAAAGACAGGCGCGACCACACAGCAACAACCGGCGGAGAGGAAACAATAG
- a CDS encoding SCO family protein: MKRNNSLRQLGWTLVLVASMSTLSAAQGVMGGPKGTTAPPPSILKHVGIEQKLNAQLPLDLKFRDEIGREVKLGDYFGKKPVVLSMVYYECPMLCGEVLNGEASVFSTLKFDIGKEFDVLTVSFDPTEGPELARGKKRTYVERYGRDGAEKGWHFLTGPQESIAALTDAVGFKYAWDDQTKQFAHAAAIMVITPEGKIAQYFYGVEYSPKDLRFGIVQASEHKVGNIVDQVLLYCYHYDPRTGKYGAVISRVLQLAGAFTLVVLGGFLIVMFRLEPQKDRSGKGGKA, from the coding sequence GTGAAACGGAATAATAGCCTGCGTCAGCTTGGATGGACGCTAGTCCTGGTAGCGAGCATGAGCACGTTGAGTGCTGCGCAGGGAGTCATGGGTGGTCCGAAGGGAACTACCGCGCCTCCGCCGAGCATTTTGAAGCACGTGGGTATCGAACAGAAGCTGAATGCGCAGCTTCCGCTAGATCTTAAGTTTCGCGATGAAATCGGCCGCGAGGTCAAGCTCGGCGATTACTTCGGCAAGAAGCCGGTCGTGTTGAGCATGGTCTATTACGAGTGCCCCATGCTCTGTGGCGAAGTCCTGAACGGAGAAGCCAGCGTTTTCTCCACGCTTAAGTTCGATATCGGCAAAGAATTCGATGTTTTGACCGTCAGTTTCGACCCGACCGAGGGTCCGGAGCTTGCCCGCGGAAAGAAGCGCACCTACGTTGAGCGCTATGGTCGTGATGGTGCAGAGAAGGGGTGGCACTTCCTCACCGGTCCCCAGGAATCGATTGCCGCGCTCACCGATGCCGTGGGTTTCAAGTACGCGTGGGACGACCAGACCAAGCAGTTCGCGCACGCAGCCGCCATCATGGTCATCACGCCCGAAGGCAAGATTGCGCAGTATTTCTATGGCGTCGAGTATTCACCCAAGGACCTGCGATTCGGAATCGTGCAGGCTTCGGAGCACAAGGTCGGCAACATCGTGGACCAGGTCTTGCTCTATTGCTACCACTACGATCCGCGCACGGGTAAGTACGGTGCTGTTATCTCGCGTGTGCTGCAGTTGGCAGGAGCATTCACGCTCGTCGTGCTGGGAGGGTTCCTCATCGTTATGTTCCGGCTTGAACCGCAGAAGGACCGCAGCGGCAAAGGAGGAAAGGCCTGA